CAGTGCCTGCTCTATTCACTCCGCGCCTTAGGACTTGGCTTATATTAACGTCCCGTTTTTGAAACCTCGTCATTCCCGCGTGCCTTTGGCGGGAATCCAGCTGGACTGCTGGATCCCCGATAAAAACACTCGGGGATGACGGTTTTATTTGATAAATCATTGCGGGATTTATTCCGAGTAAAATCCTTGGCTATATTTATTCCACTTTTAATTTGCTATGAATGCCCTTACTATAAATGTCGGGCTGATCGTCGCCAGTGACTGACATAATGCCAATTGCCCCTTTATGGAAGGCACGGCTGAGGGCGTGATCGACGAGGGTTAAATTGCCGGGTACTTTGGTGGTGAATTCAACCATTGCTGAGCCACCAGGGGGGACGGCGGTGGTTTGTACTTGCTCTTGGAATTTTAATCCGCCTTCAAAATAAACTTTATCAAATACCGCGCCAATAATATGGAAGCTAGATAATAAATTAGGCCCGCCATCGCCAAAGAAAATACGCACTTTGTCATTTACTTTGGCGGTAAGTGCATTTTTTCCGGTGAGTGAGTTAGAAGCGCCATTAAATAAAACATAACTGGCTTTTTCATCAATTGATTTTTGCATATCAAAGGGCTGCATACCGCCAGCGCCAAATACACCCGGAGTATAAAAATCGCCCTGCATGACGTAATACTCCTTATCTACTGGCGCTAAGCCTTCTTTAGGCTCAACCAAAATCATGCCATACATCCCATTGGCAATATGCATCGCCACTGGGGCTGTGGCGCAGTGATAAACATAGAGGCCGGGGTTTAATGCTTTAAAAGTAAATTTGGCCTGATTGCCCGGAGCAATGAGGGTTTGTGAAGCACCGCCTCCTGGGCCGGATACGGCGTGCAAATCAATATTGTGTGGCAATTTGCTGCTGGCTAAATTCTTTAAATTAAGCTCTACCGTATCGCCTTCGCGTACCCGAATCATTTTACCTGGAACGGTGCCGCCAAAAGTCCAAAACATATATTTGGTGCCGGGGGTGATTTCGCGCACCATTTCTTCGACGGTGAGATTAACAATTACTTTAGCCGGTGTTTTACGAATAACCGCAGGCGGTACATTGGGGGGGGCTAATAACACGGCGGTTTCTATTGGCAAAGCGGCTTCAGTTTCTGCCCATGCCAATGGTGCTGTTAAAGCACTGCAAATAAGCAAAGATTTAAATGCACATTTGGTATTTAAATAACAGGATTTCAGTTTCATGATGAAGCTCCATTTGCCATGCTGTGTGTGTTTTATATTTTTCTATACATATATTGTATTTAATATACATATTTAACATTGATAAAAATCAACAAGCAGTGTGATCTTTTTATACATCTTACAGGCGTAAAAAACGGTGCATCTAGGCACCGTTTTGTTGGAGCAAATCATTGTTTTTTTAGAAGATAAACTATGCCAAATAAGTATTTATTTTTTAATATCGTCCACTCGGAATTGTTTTTTCCGGAGGTTCGTAGTACTGCTGGATTCCCGATAAAATTACTCGGGGATGGCGCTTTTAATAAGTGGCCATGAAAAATTTAGGTTGTTATACGGCAATGTATTTTAAGCCTGTATATTGCGTATATCTGGCCTAGCAGCCTGTCGGACTTAAGACTGATCTACTACGGAAAAGCCGGAGTTGGCCATATTTCACCCATTTTCTCGTTGAATAGCCAGCTATTCGCCTCAAAAACCCGCGAAATCTGTCTCAAACCGGTCTTTCCCTCGCTACGATCGCTAAGTCAGACAGGCTGCTAGTTTTATTCCCCACTACAAGCACATCCACCACTACCACAGCCTTCACTCGCTGCTGCTGGTTTGGGTTGGATTGAAAAATCAATCACAATTTCTTCATGATTGCGCTGAATATATGCGGCTTTAACTTGGCCTTGATAACGTTGCTCAATTTGCGCTAATAAAGGCAATGGATCGTGATCATTAATAAAGCGCATTGTTTCGCCTGTATTGAGTGATTCGATAGCCCCAAAGATTGCAGCATGGCGAAAGCGCTTAGCGACACCGCGCGCATCAAAGCCATATACACCGTCTAATTGAGTGGGGAGGCTACAGTCATGCATGGTAATTCCTTTAAATTAAAAATAAGAGACTAATGCTTTTTGTAGGAGAGGCTTTAGCCAGTAGTGCTTTCGCTGCTGAAGCCGCTCCTACGTGTGTTTAAATGGGTGGATTGGATTTCACCCATCCCACATTTATTTCAAAATACCTTTATGCATCTACCAACTTGCCTGCAGGCAAAGGCAAACTACGATCTCTACCCAACAGTTTCAGGGCAAACACCGCGAGATACACCACACCTACCGAGAACACGATATCGCCCGGTACACGCAGCCAGACCAAGGCTTCCATCACGGGTGAATGGATGATTGCGGCGGAGCGGGCATACCACAGGCCGTGTTCTACGCTGGCAATGGCTTGGTAAATACCAGATGGTAGCAGCGACATAAATACCATCATAAACAGGCCTATATTCAGCGACCAGAAAGCAGGTTTCAGTAGCTTGTCATTCCAATTGGCAGCAGGAGCAAGGCCGCGTAAGCAGAACAACATCAGGCCGATGCCGAGCATGCCGTACACACCAAATAGCGCGCCGTGTGCGTGGGCTGCGGTCATGTTTAAACCTTGCACGTAATACAGCGAGATCGGTGGGTTAATCGCAAAGCCCAGCAAGCCCGCGCCGACGGTGTTCCAAAATCCGACCGCCACAAAACACATGATTGCCCAACGATATTTAGCCACCCACGGTGCGGCTTGGTTGTGGCGATAAGTTTGATAAGCTTCTGCACCAATTAGCGCTAAAGGCACGACTTCTAAGGCTGAGAACATCGCACCGACCGCAATGACGCTGGTTGGAGAGCCGGTAAAGTAGAGGTGATGCAGCGTGCCTAAAATACCGCCAAATAAGAACACAATCGTTTCAAGCACAATGGCGCGGTTGGCCGATGCGGCACGGATTAAGCCTAGTCGGCTGAGTAGCAGGGCAATCACGGCGGTGGCAAATACTTCAAAGAAGCCTTCTACCCACAGATGCACCAACCACCAGCGCCAGTATTCAATGAGCGCGTAATGGGTTTTTTGCCCCCAAACCAAAGAGGATGCGTAAAACAGGCCGATACATACTGCAGAGATAAATACCATGGCGATCATGCCTTGGCTTTCGGATGGTTTACGCAGCGTAGGCCATAAGCCACGGCCCAGCAAACCCACCCAGATCAATAAACCAATAAAGAGTAATACTTGCCAGACGCGGCCCATGCTGGTGTATTCCAAGCCTTGATTGCCCAGCCAAAAACTATAGCTCGTGCCCAAACGTTGTAAGGTGCCGACCCAGCCACAGGCAATCGATCCGACCACAATCAATACCAGCGCATAGAACAACGCATCTACGCCGAGTTTTTGAAACTTAGGCTCTTTGCCGCCCAATACCGGGGCTAAAAACAGGCCCGTTGCCAGCCATGCTGTGGCAATCCACAACACACCAAGCTGGGTGTGGATGGTGCGGCTAATGGTAAACGGCAGCACTTCTGCCAGCGGAATCCCAAAAAAGCTACCGCCTTCTACTTGGTAATGCGCAGAAACAATCCCCATCCCAACTTGCACCAGCAGCAGGCCAATCACCACATAGAAATACTTCATGGTGGCTTTCATCGATGGCGTTAGTTTAAGGGTGACTAGCGGATCATTTTCTGGGCAAATCAC
This genomic interval from Iodobacter fluviatilis contains the following:
- a CDS encoding nitric-oxide reductase large subunit; this translates as MHKTRNLWRSLAVIFFLSFAVLGWIGREIYLEKPPIPQQVLSSTGKLLYSGEQIQRGQEAWLSAGGQQMGSVWGHGSYVAPDWSADWLHREAITLRDIWAKQQFTKDYSQLSREEQAPLDARLISVMRSNTYDKASDTLTIQADRAVAIEQVAQHYMGLFGTDASQDKLREQYAMIAGSIKNADDLKALPAFFFWSAWSATTNRPGVDHISYTSNWPHEPLVANTPTTGTSVWSIASIILLLAGIAGMILFHQMHRDEEPVICPENDPLVTLKLTPSMKATMKYFYVVIGLLLVQVGMGIVSAHYQVEGGSFFGIPLAEVLPFTISRTIHTQLGVLWIATAWLATGLFLAPVLGGKEPKFQKLGVDALFYALVLIVVGSIACGWVGTLQRLGTSYSFWLGNQGLEYTSMGRVWQVLLFIGLLIWVGLLGRGLWPTLRKPSESQGMIAMVFISAVCIGLFYASSLVWGQKTHYALIEYWRWWLVHLWVEGFFEVFATAVIALLLSRLGLIRAASANRAIVLETIVFLFGGILGTLHHLYFTGSPTSVIAVGAMFSALEVVPLALIGAEAYQTYRHNQAAPWVAKYRWAIMCFVAVGFWNTVGAGLLGFAINPPISLYYVQGLNMTAAHAHGALFGVYGMLGIGLMLFCLRGLAPAANWNDKLLKPAFWSLNIGLFMMVFMSLLPSGIYQAIASVEHGLWYARSAAIIHSPVMEALVWLRVPGDIVFSVGVVYLAVFALKLLGRDRSLPLPAGKLVDA
- the nirK gene encoding copper-containing nitrite reductase; amino-acid sequence: MKLKSCYLNTKCAFKSLLICSALTAPLAWAETEAALPIETAVLLAPPNVPPAVIRKTPAKVIVNLTVEEMVREITPGTKYMFWTFGGTVPGKMIRVREGDTVELNLKNLASSKLPHNIDLHAVSGPGGGASQTLIAPGNQAKFTFKALNPGLYVYHCATAPVAMHIANGMYGMILVEPKEGLAPVDKEYYVMQGDFYTPGVFGAGGMQPFDMQKSIDEKASYVLFNGASNSLTGKNALTAKVNDKVRIFFGDGGPNLLSSFHIIGAVFDKVYFEGGLKFQEQVQTTAVPPGGSAMVEFTTKVPGNLTLVDHALSRAFHKGAIGIMSVTGDDQPDIYSKGIHSKLKVE
- a CDS encoding DUF2249 domain-containing protein, with product MHDCSLPTQLDGVYGFDARGVAKRFRHAAIFGAIESLNTGETMRFINDHDPLPLLAQIEQRYQGQVKAAYIQRNHEEIVIDFSIQPKPAAASEGCGSGGCACSGE